In Magallana gigas chromosome 1, xbMagGiga1.1, whole genome shotgun sequence, the sequence aaaagttagacgagctcacttttgatctcagtctcacttttacaaaaggaacacatagtggaaaagtgagactgagatcaaaagtgagctcgtctaacttttatggcccctgggccagatctttaagtttttgcCAAAATCATAGgtttcatagtttttttttgaaagatttaaggcaatattttgagaatattatccgagcACTTAtgcttccgctcgaaatttcacagaaaCTGAACAAATTTCTtggaagtctcgtgaactttcattcaaGCACctcagatttttttctatacttagcaacgataaagaaaatattccgaacacattcgcaggggtgcatTATACATTGTAGGCTAGCATATCATGAAATCATTATACAACTCCCTCcctcaaaaaacaaattttaaaaatgtatgatcAGTACTATTCTGTAGCTATTTAAGTGTAAACAATGAGTAGATTTTGTCATTTCCCAGCACCCTTAAACTAATACTTTCTTCTTAgatgttaaatttatttactacGATCAAAAATGTTTACGCTTCTTGGCAAACATTGTCcatttcaaaatgaataatatccCTATTTTGCAGGTTAATATTTTGCACTGATTATATTCAAATTAGTTTTTTACTTTTGTTGTCCTTTCCATTTATGTGATATTAAACATAATAGTTGTCTACTGacattttaaacattcatttaagatgcatttaaatatcaaattaaaatatccaGATAATGAGCGTTGGTATAAACTTATTATTTGCAACTACTGAAAGTGTATTAAATCCAAATTAACAATTGAAATGCGGAAAcgttgataattaaaaaaagtttttaacacaccaagtaaatataaaaaaaatatttaacatatttaagttttaaatatgttttccaaagcttgtttttcttatgtccactttttcaaaaagaataatgtttaaaaagaatatgaTATCCTGGATTAAGGAAAGTAAAGTTTAAGTTATAAATTAAGTGAATATCGGTActgtataaaatattacattttatttctttaaaaatggtgCTTTGTATCTGAAAGGAATATGAGGAATTCTTTTCTTATCATGTTCTTCATAAAACAACTGAAAAAAATACCTATTTCATAAACTTTTGCCTTTTATTGCAGGATATCAATTAAAAGAGAAAGATACAAAAACATTCCAAGACTGCCAAATGTGTAGAAAAAACGACTGTTGTTTCATAAGCTGTCATTATTTATTAAACAGCTCCACATTCTGTCAAAATATATCAGATACTTCTCAACACCAGGTAACTGCAAACATTACAATGTCAAACAAATGTTTAACTACTTCAATCCTTACGTCTACTCATTTAACATCAGATGAACTGTTTGCTTCAACGTCTTCAACTGGAAACTACGATACAAATCAATCACCATCATCTAATGACAGACAGGAAATATCAAGTAATTTCGTTTTGTcacataaattgaaaaaaattgttgctttaTTCTGAAGGAGTGTATTTCTAAGTTTTATGAATATGATTTGTATTGTTCCAGATGCCAGTGATGAATTagctttgaaaatatcattaccAGTCATAACAGTCttcatcattttactgttatGTGCAATGGCAGTAGTGTTTTATTCAAGGTAATAGAAACAACTCATGTTATAAGGTTGTTTATCTTACTTTGTTTATCTAAGTCTCAATTTTAGTGCatactttcttttaaaaaaatactagactttgacccgtgcgtgcacgggttgacattgcataattatgatatcggacatttgcGAAATAGATACATCCACACGCCGTATTGTTTACAtctacataaccaagctttaagcctacaattcactacactctgcttagttagaataatctaactatGTCTTTGGACAGgtcttcaccacagttaaaatgccttccatatacccgtaatgtagcaaaaaattgcagaatatctccgaaacgattttggagaaaattaatgaaggtCCATTGACcaaacagtcaaattgttcataacaaaccattttgaggctgtaaattcttttcatctaaaaactttaattcatattcataaagaattcaacactttttcaccaactttTTTACTTgcttcaaatttacacaccgtgttgacattcagaactcttgggatttttcatattaaatgcactgagctaccacattttctttgatgaacagaatatatatatttagaaaattttcaatgaaaatgtacacatatttttattattgctTCTGATTGTGTTATTGTGGAAACCTACACTAAAGAGCCTCATATATAtatagcgtgaatgtaatgcccacgtgcaaaattgtaaaatccgataaatccagatgatttccggatttttcaaaggaattttcgttgattgtTAATTAGTgtagcttgattgagaaaaaataaaaacaaattggtaatcttcaagtaccaatgatatttgaaatatataaaacaaaacacagtactcttccgattactcggtattaaagcccaaaaattcgagtctattatttaatatagtagtatagctaattatttgcaattgaatttgttttagaaacagaagaagaaaaatgaCAAAAGCTGATAGGACTACGAAGGCGCAAATCGAATCAGGCCCCAGGAAAAACATTGGTTCAAATGTAGATTGTGTCCAGAATAACTCCTATTTTGTATTGGAACAATGTCCTCAGTATATATCGAAGGGAAGTTATTCACCGAATGAGAGTCCTTACAACAATTCAGAAGAGGGTGTTTATGACCATCTAAGGGACAAAATATCACGGAAGCCGGAAGTGGAAGATACCTATCAACATGCATCAACAGGTGTGTCCGGAGATATGTCTGAATATGATACTATGGCGAATGCAGTCAACAAAAAACAGGAAGAATGTGATTCTGATGACTATTCACATCAGGATTCAAACGGAAATTATGCGTGTGATTTACGTGCCAAAAACAATTTGACCGATAACCCGTACGATGTTGCTGTCTCAAATGTTTGATTGTCAAACAAActttattatcataaaaaaggTATTATAGCTGTATCATTTCAGTATTGTTTTAGATTTCCTATTAGTGAAAATATTAAGCACTTGAGAGAAAATTGATTTACCGTCAGCTTATGTCATATATAAGGGGAGTATCACATATTGCAGTGTAAATCTACAACCGATGATTTTATAATgcacttttatctaaaagacGTTCACGCTTTATACAGCGATTGACTCTTCCACAACAAACATATTGCTCTGTGTGTGTGATGTGTCTAACAGTTTAGTGTTTGATTTGTAATCTCTTACTTGGACTTTGAGCTGAATTGCTGTCCCaagtatatgatataatttcatTGCAGAAGAAAACCAAAAcgatat encodes:
- the LOC105329193 gene encoding uncharacterized protein isoform X2 — translated: MDHSYQLYLFILLTTTLFTGIKPAGDVSYSWFDAQRQCLGRGLTTEKDKSDQPYWTGVYRRLTPWINILGCYSDSTDILQYEVKKTMIISSVGICQEMCYRSNGYKFAVKMNTCLCIESDIHVNSFNRLLPSDCNYKCEDNTDVIYSGDCGGTSAYNLYEIQEVKLSTEDTCLSLQCSKRDTKFIPERCSKDLSRVCEKINIINTGFASNWTLSMEQCRKHHSGYLFGDVILNNPRHLCSQITSQILVVWVGVRRQKYKNVDQGYQLKEKDTKTFQDCQMCRKNDCCFISCHYLLNSSTFCQNISDTSQHQVTANITMSNKCLTTSILTSTHLTSDELFASTSSTGNYDTNQSPSSNDRQEISNASDELALKISLPVITVFIILLLCAMAVVFYSRRRKMTKADRTTKAQIESGPRKNIGSNVDCVQNNSYFVLEQCPQYISKGSYSPNESPYNNSEEGVYDHLRDKISRKPEVEDTYQHASTGVSGDMSEYDTMANAVNKKQEECDSDDYSHQDSNGNYACDLRAKNNLTDNPYDVAVSNV
- the LOC105329193 gene encoding uncharacterized protein isoform X1, giving the protein MDHSYQLYLFILLTTTLFTGIKPAGDVSYSWFDAQRQCLGRGLTTEKDKSDQPYWTGVYRRLTPWINILGCYSDSTDILQYEVKKTMIISSVGICQEMCYRSNGYKFAVKMNTCLCIESDIHVNSFNRLLPSDCNYKCEDNTDVIYSGDCGGTSAYNLYEIQEVKLSTEDTCLSLQCSKRDTKFIPERCSKDLSRVCEKINIINTGFASNWTLSMEQCRKHHSGYLFGDVILNNPRHLCSQITSQILVVWVGVRRQKYKNVDQGYQLKEKDTKTFQDCQMCRKNDCCFISCHYLLNSSTFCQNISDTSQHQVTANITMSNKCLTTSILTSTHLTSDELFASTSSTGNYDTNQSPSSNDRQEISNASDELALKISLPVITVFIILLLCAMAVVFYSRNRRRKMTKADRTTKAQIESGPRKNIGSNVDCVQNNSYFVLEQCPQYISKGSYSPNESPYNNSEEGVYDHLRDKISRKPEVEDTYQHASTGVSGDMSEYDTMANAVNKKQEECDSDDYSHQDSNGNYACDLRAKNNLTDNPYDVAVSNV